Genomic DNA from Anaerolineae bacterium:
TTGATTCTGAACAATCTGGCGAATATGGATACGATCGTGAGAGGCAATGATACTGCTCAGTTCTTGTAAACTGGTGGGACCAAAGATCGCATGACGCACCTTTCGAGCCCAGATGTCTGGGGAGAATTCCTGGAGAATTCGGATCAGTTCAAGACGCGCGTCCATAAATTCCCTCAAGGCTTGTTCTCCACTTTGTTGCCGATAGTTGCGCTGTTCCGCCCATTGATCGGTATCAACGCCAGCAATAAATGGATTGGGGGACTCGATGGCTTTGCGAAGGCGCGGCAGGTTGACCTCAATTTCCACATCCCTGAGATGACATAAGATTTCTGTCTGACACCATTCGTTATGCGCAAAGCGTGTGTTCCAATGCTCGCCAGGGAGTTTATTGCATAACATCGGCAGAGCTGCAACGGTAGATTTTAAAACCGCCAGGATTGCTTCTGGAGAGGAAAATTCTGGAATCATCACTTCGGCTGGTGTCTGATCGATCCAGTTGATCACATGGGTTAAATTACCGCTGTCGGATGCTGATGAATTGGAGATGGGAGATACAAGAAAGGTTTGGATGCCGATCTTTCTAGCCGGCAGAATATCCATCTCAAGGTCGTTGCCAACCATCAGGGCACCCTGTTCGCGCCATCCATCCCGCGCCAGCAGTTCGGTGAAAAATGCGGGGTTGGGTTTGGCAAAGTGGAAGGTTTCGTAAGAGGCGATGATCCGAAAGAGCGGGATACTATTACCCAACCCTGCCCATTTCAAGCGATGTAAGTTGGCAAGCAGCGGGAATAATGGATTGGTGGCAAGAATGAGGTCGTAATTCCGCTGCAGGGCCTCATTGACCAGTTCCACTGCACCCGGCATTGGTCGGGTTAACCCTTGCAGTTGGTTAAAATGATTTTGGTAGAAATCTTCGATCTCCTGATGAACCTGCTTTTCCTCGATCCCTAAGGCCGGATAGAAAGCCTGGTCAAAGGTCTCTTTCAGTGTGCGATCGGGGCGATCGTTCGCAACCATGATCTGAGTCGCCCGCATAAGTTGCTTGACCAGATGGTCTGGGGATACCTTCTCGGCCAGGTGTTTTGACAATGCCTGAAGGTAGGCAGGGATGAAGGTCGCCATATCATTCTGAAGCAGGGTGTCATCAAGGTCAAGCAGCAGTGTTAGCGTCATCGTCTTCTCCGGGTAGTGCGAAAGGCAAAGGATGGCATTCACCACAGCCTACATAGGGTTCTGAGACAACCCGTTCGGTTTTGGTGCAGTATGCCGTCACCTGCACCTGTTGTTTCAAAAAGGGGAAAGGTCGCGTCAGACGTGGTTTTAGCTCCATATAGGAACAGGCGTTTGCCAGACGAATATCAGGCACCGGGCAAGTCTGGCACAGATTGGGTTTCCAGGGCAATGGTGGTAGAGCAGCGGCAAGCAAGCGGCACTCTTCGATCTTGCGACCGCGAAAATAATCCCCATAAAAATAGGGGCATTCTTTACCGGCGGGAGTTTTCATCAGACGCGGGTTACATAAGAACCGTTGCGAGTGTCAATGCGGATCGTGTCGCCCACCTCGACAAAATTCGGCACTTGCACTTGCAAGCCGGTCTCGGTGGTCACTCGCTTGGTGACCCCTGTAGCGGTATCACCCCGCACGGCTACCTCGGCTTCAGTTACCACCATATCCACGGTAACCGGTAACTCAATGTCAATCGGTTCGCCGTTGTAAAAGGTGAGTTTTAGCTCAAGCCCTTCTTTCAGATAGCCGGCATTTTCGCCGATCACTTCAGCAGGAATTGCTGGTTGGTCGAAAGTTTCTGTATCCATGAAGTGATATAGACTACCATCAAAATACAGAAATTGGACGTTATGGTAGTCCAGACGAACATCCTGCACCCGGTCGCCTGAAATAAAAGTCTTTTCCAGCGTTGCCCCGCTACGCAAATCGCGAGCTTTAACCCGGATGGTAGCTTTGCCACGGCCAGGTTTATGATGTTCGTATTCGAGAACTTTGTACAGGTTCCCGTCAAGTTCGAAGGTAACCCCTTTGCGCAAGTCGTTTACATCGATCATAGATTGCCTTTCTGATTAAGTAGAGATTTTTTGTGATTATATTCCAGCCTGATGGGCATGACAAGTGTCAGGCTAATAAGGGATTGGGGAATGTGGTAAACTAAACGCTAGGTTACCGTGTTGTGAAAGGAGAGCATGAAGAAAAAGATCGTCTATATCGAAGATGAGCCAGAGATGATCGATTTGGTGCGCCTGATCCTCGGTCGCAAAGGCTATGAAGTGCTTGGCGCCAATGGCGGACGAGAAGGCATGCGGGCTATCTTATCTGAGCAGCCAGATTTGGTTTTACTGGACCTGATGATGCCGGATATGGATGGCTGGGATGTCTATCATCAGTTGCGCGCTGATGAACGCACCAGGTCTTTACCGGTGATCGTCATAACGGCACGGGCGCAGAACATCGACCGCGTTTTGGGATTGGAAATTGCTAAGGTGGACGATTATCTTTCCAAGCCCTTTACTCCCCAGGAGCTTCTGGATAGCGTGGCAAAAGTTCTGGCTGAAGAAAGCTAGCCTGACTGGATGTTTATGCGTTCGCCGGATTGGGTAAGGGTTGGGCGAGAGCGTGAGCCCCTGGAACCGCCGTTGTCCCTGAAAGTCTGTCGCACATTCTGGTCACGCGGCCGTGGATATCTTTTTTTACCTCCGCCGTCGCCCGGTGTGGGATTACTCTTCTGGTATCCTCAAGCGAGCCGGCTGGGATCGTCGATTCATATGCTGGGTGTCTCTTTCCCACTGGCGGTGATCTGGCTGGACGAAAACCGGCGGGTGGTCGATCGCAAAATTGCTCGCCCGTGGCAGATCGCCCTCATCCCCCAAAGAGCTGCCCAATTCATCATTGAATGCCATCCACAGCGTCTCGATGACTTTTCTGAAGGAGAATTAATTGACTTTCTTGTTGGGTAGGTGTTTGCAATATGGCTGGTAAGTGGTTGCGTTGGTTATTCTTGATGTGCATACTGGCAGTGCCAGTACTATCGGTAAGAGCGCAAAGCTCGGCAGAACGGGCAACGTATGTCGTGCAGGCTGGTGACTCGTTGTGGAGTATAGCCCAACGCTTTCGAGTCTCTGTTACTGAACTGGTTGCTGTGAACAACCTCCAAAACCCTAACCAGCTTATGGCGGGAATGGAATTAACGATACCGGCAGTA
This window encodes:
- a CDS encoding Translation elongation factor P; protein product: MIDVNDLRKGVTFELDGNLYKVLEYEHHKPGRGKATIRVKARDLRSGATLEKTFISGDRVQDVRLDYHNVQFLYFDGSLYHFMDTETFDQPAIPAEVIGENAGYLKEGLELKLTFYNGEPIDIELPVTVDMVVTEAEVAVRGDTATGVTKRVTTETGLQVQVPNFVEVGDTIRIDTRNGSYVTRV
- a CDS encoding Phosphate regulon transcriptional regulatory protein PhoB (SphR); this translates as MKKKIVYIEDEPEMIDLVRLILGRKGYEVLGANGGREGMRAILSEQPDLVLLDLMMPDMDGWDVYHQLRADERTRSLPVIVITARAQNIDRVLGLEIAKVDDYLSKPFTPQELLDSVAKVLAEES